In a genomic window of Gossypium arboreum isolate Shixiya-1 chromosome 9, ASM2569848v2, whole genome shotgun sequence:
- the LOC108454582 gene encoding 30S ribosomal protein S21, chloroplastic-like: protein MATWLSLSKFLSSFLPSIPLPPPPPPPKAPLLNNLSLSSQKPKSTLLSLSAQEDQSPSSSTELSSVICPSLAYSNTLFFKSAYNVQVIVDDNEPEEKLLNRFRREVMKAGVIQECKRRRFHENKQDEKKRKSREAAKRNRRRRPQARYSQPSKQEESSKKKDGDDEDNWDMPDADFPY from the exons ATGGCTACTTGGCTCTCTCTTTCCAAGTTCCTTTCCTCCTTTTTGCCTTCCATTCCTCTACCACCACCGCCGCCGCCGCCCAAAGCGCCTCTTCTCAACAACCTTTCACTCTCATCCCAAAAGCCCAAAAGCACTCTCCTTTCGTTGTCAGCTCAAGAGGATCAATCCCCTTCATCATCAACTGAATTGTCATCAGTAATATGCCCTTCCCTTGCATATTCGAATACCCTTTTCTTCAAATCAGCTTACAACGTTCAGGTTATTGTGGATGATAATGAACCTGAAGAAAAGCTGCTTAACAGGTTCAGAAGGGAGGTGATGAAAGCTGGTGTTATTCAAGAATGTAAAAGAAGAAGGTTCCATGAGAATAAGCAAGATGAGAAGAAACGAAAGTCACGCGAGGCTGCTAAGCGTAATCGTAGAAG GCGTCCCCAAGCAAGATACTCGCAACCGAGCAAACAAGAAGAATCgtcaaagaagaaggatgggGATGACGAAGATAACTGGGACATGCCCGACGCAGACTTTCCCTATTGA